A window of the Streptomyces griseochromogenes genome harbors these coding sequences:
- a CDS encoding putative cobaltochelatase encodes MSTPFPFTAVVGQDDLRLALLLNAVSPAVGGVLVRGEKGTAKSTAVRALSALLPEVSVVPGCRFSCDPAAPDPSCPDGPHETGAGAPRPARMVELPVGASEDRLVGALDIERALAEGVKAFEPGLLADAHRGILYVDEVNLLHDHLVDLLLDAAAMGASYVEREGVSVRHAARFLLVGTMNPEEGELRPQLLDRFGLTVEVAASREPDQRVEVVRRRLAYDDDPAGFAARWADDEAAVRGRIVAARELLPQVRLGDGALRQIAATCAAFEVDGMRADIVMARTATALAAWAGRTDVLAEDVRQAALLALPHRRRRNPFDAPGLDEDRLDETLEQFSGDDADGDEDPDPDGPGGGGGQPAPDSGPQSDGGSGARPETGEGGEPQASGAREQSPVRAAEPFRTKVLSVPGLGEGAAGRRSRARTEHGRTTGARRPRGTLTKLHLAATVRAAAPHQRARGRSGPGLVLRRDDLRQATREGREGNLVLFVVDASGSMAARQRMSAVKGAVLSLLLDAYQRRDKVGLVTFRGASADVALPPTSSVDAAAARLESLPTGGRTPLAAGLLKAHEVLRVERLRDPARRALVVVVTDGRATGGPEPVALAGRAARLFAAEGVASVVVDCESGPVRLGLAGQLAGELGGTAVTLDELRADSIAGLVRDVQGTSRRVA; translated from the coding sequence GTGAGTACCCCGTTTCCGTTCACGGCCGTCGTCGGCCAGGACGACCTGCGGCTCGCGCTGTTGCTGAACGCCGTGTCGCCGGCGGTCGGCGGTGTGCTGGTGCGCGGCGAGAAGGGCACGGCCAAGTCGACGGCGGTGCGGGCCCTTTCGGCACTGCTGCCTGAGGTGTCCGTGGTCCCCGGGTGCCGCTTCTCCTGTGATCCGGCCGCGCCGGACCCGTCCTGCCCGGACGGGCCGCACGAGACCGGTGCCGGTGCGCCGCGGCCCGCGCGGATGGTCGAGCTGCCGGTCGGCGCCTCCGAGGACCGGCTGGTGGGCGCACTCGACATCGAGCGGGCGCTCGCCGAGGGCGTGAAGGCGTTCGAGCCGGGCCTGCTGGCCGACGCGCACCGCGGGATCCTGTACGTGGACGAGGTCAACCTCCTCCACGACCACCTGGTCGACCTGCTGCTGGACGCGGCGGCCATGGGCGCGTCCTACGTCGAGCGCGAGGGTGTCTCGGTACGGCACGCGGCCCGCTTCCTGCTCGTCGGCACCATGAACCCGGAGGAGGGCGAGCTGCGGCCGCAGCTGCTCGACCGGTTCGGGCTGACCGTGGAGGTCGCGGCCTCGCGGGAGCCCGACCAGCGGGTGGAGGTCGTGCGGCGCCGGCTGGCCTACGACGACGACCCGGCCGGGTTCGCCGCACGGTGGGCCGACGACGAGGCCGCCGTACGCGGGCGGATCGTGGCGGCGCGGGAGCTGCTGCCACAGGTGCGGCTGGGCGACGGGGCGCTGCGGCAGATCGCGGCGACCTGCGCGGCCTTCGAGGTGGACGGCATGCGCGCCGACATCGTGATGGCGCGAACGGCGACCGCGCTGGCCGCGTGGGCCGGGCGGACGGACGTGCTCGCCGAGGACGTCCGGCAGGCCGCGCTGCTCGCGCTGCCGCACCGGCGGCGCAGGAACCCGTTCGACGCGCCGGGGCTCGACGAGGACAGGCTCGACGAGACGCTGGAGCAGTTCTCCGGGGACGACGCGGACGGCGACGAGGATCCCGACCCGGACGGGCCCGGAGGCGGCGGTGGGCAGCCGGCGCCCGACAGCGGCCCGCAGAGCGACGGCGGCAGCGGCGCGCGGCCCGAGACCGGCGAGGGCGGCGAGCCGCAGGCCTCCGGGGCGCGGGAGCAGTCGCCCGTACGGGCGGCCGAACCGTTCCGTACCAAGGTGCTGAGCGTGCCCGGGCTCGGCGAGGGTGCCGCCGGGCGGCGCTCGCGGGCGCGGACCGAGCACGGGCGGACGACCGGGGCCCGGCGGCCCCGGGGCACGCTGACCAAGCTGCATCTGGCGGCGACCGTGCGGGCCGCCGCCCCGCACCAGCGGGCGCGCGGGCGGTCCGGGCCGGGTCTTGTGCTGCGCCGGGACGATCTGCGGCAGGCGACGCGGGAGGGGCGCGAGGGCAACCTCGTGCTGTTCGTGGTCGACGCCTCCGGGTCGATGGCGGCGCGGCAGCGGATGAGCGCCGTGAAGGGTGCCGTGCTGTCCCTGCTGCTCGACGCCTACCAGCGGCGGGACAAGGTGGGGCTCGTGACCTTCCGGGGCGCCTCGGCCGATGTCGCCCTGCCGCCGACCTCCTCCGTGGACGCGGCGGCCGCCCGCCTCGAATCGCTGCCGACGGGCGGCCGTACCCCGCTCGCGGCCGGGCTGCTCAAGGCGCACGAGGTGCTGCGGGTGGAGCGGCTGCGCGATCCGGCGCGCCGGGCACTGGTCGTGGTGGTGACCGACGGGCGGGCCACCGGCGGCCCGGAACCGGTCGCGCTGGCCGGGCGTGCGGCGCGGCTGTTCGCCGCCGAGGGTGTCGCCTCGGTCGTCGTGGACTGCGAGTCGGGGCCGGTGCGGCTCGGGCTCGCCGGGCAGCTCGCGGGTGAGCTGGGCGGTACGGCCGTCACGCTGGACGAGTTGCGGGCCGACTCGATCGCCGGTCTGGTCAGGGACGTGCAGGGGACTTCTAGGAGGGTCGCGTAA
- the cobO gene encoding cob(I)yrinic acid a,c-diamide adenosyltransferase — MPQGQPSVVPDDGLTTRQRRNRPLVVVHTGIGKGKSTAAFGLALRAWNQGWPIGVFQFVKSAKWKVGEENALRVLGASGEGGTVDWHKMGEGWSWVQRDAQMDNEEKAREGWEQVKRDLAAETYRLYVLDEFAYPMHWGWVDTDEVVEVLRDRPGTQHVVITGRNAPGKLVDFADLVTDMSKVKHPMDAGQKGQKGIEW, encoded by the coding sequence ATGCCGCAGGGACAGCCGAGTGTGGTTCCGGACGACGGGCTGACGACCCGGCAGCGGCGCAACAGGCCGCTGGTCGTCGTCCACACGGGCATCGGCAAGGGCAAGTCGACGGCCGCGTTCGGGCTTGCGCTGCGCGCCTGGAACCAGGGCTGGCCGATCGGGGTGTTCCAGTTCGTCAAGTCGGCGAAGTGGAAGGTCGGCGAGGAGAACGCGCTGCGCGTGCTCGGCGCCTCCGGCGAGGGCGGGACCGTCGACTGGCACAAGATGGGCGAGGGCTGGTCCTGGGTCCAGCGGGACGCCCAGATGGACAACGAAGAGAAGGCCCGGGAGGGCTGGGAGCAGGTCAAGCGGGATCTGGCGGCCGAGACGTACCGGCTGTACGTGCTGGACGAGTTCGCGTACCCGATGCACTGGGGGTGGGTGGACACGGACGAGGTCGTGGAGGTGCTGCGCGACCGGCCCGGTACGCAGCATGTGGTGATCACCGGGCGGAACGCGCCCGGGAAGCTGGTGGACTTCGCGGATCTGGTGACCGACATGTCCAAGGTCAAGCACCCCATGGACGCGGGGCAGAAGGGCCAGAAGGGCATCGAGTGGTGA
- a CDS encoding cobyrinate a,c-diamide synthase: protein MVSAVPRLVIAAPSSGSGKTTVATGLMAAFAARGLAVSPHKVGPDYIDPGYHALATGRVGRNLDAYLCGPELVAPLFLHGARGCDLAVVEGVMGLYDGAAGEGELASTAHVAKLLRAPVVLVVDASSQSRSVAALVHGFASWDPEVRLGGVILNKVGSDRHESLLREALDSSGVPVLGVLRRVPQMDTPSRHLGLVPVTERRSAAVDSVGAMAAQVAQGCDLGALEALARSAGALPGGFAPWTPAGPDRQPTPGPPVVAVAGGPAFTFSYAEHTELLTAAGAEVVTFDPLRDEQLPEGTAGLVIGGGFPEVYAAELSGNEPLRKAITELALGGAPVAAECAGLLYLCRELDGRPMCGVLDATARMTERLTLGYRDAVAVGDSVLAVAGTRMRGHEFHRTVVEPGAGAAPAWGVRTPVRRVEGFVQQGVHASYLHTHWASEPGVARRFVERCRTS, encoded by the coding sequence GTGGTGAGTGCCGTTCCCCGGCTGGTCATCGCCGCGCCGTCGTCCGGCAGCGGCAAGACCACCGTCGCCACGGGGCTGATGGCCGCGTTCGCCGCGCGGGGGCTCGCCGTGTCCCCGCACAAGGTCGGGCCCGACTACATCGATCCCGGGTATCACGCGCTCGCGACCGGGCGGGTGGGCCGCAACCTGGACGCGTACCTGTGCGGCCCCGAGCTGGTCGCTCCGCTGTTCCTGCACGGGGCGCGGGGCTGCGATCTCGCCGTCGTCGAGGGTGTGATGGGGCTGTACGACGGGGCCGCGGGCGAGGGGGAACTCGCGTCCACGGCCCATGTCGCCAAGCTGCTGCGGGCGCCGGTGGTACTGGTCGTGGACGCGTCGTCGCAGTCGCGGTCGGTGGCGGCGCTGGTGCACGGGTTCGCTTCCTGGGATCCGGAGGTGCGGCTCGGGGGCGTGATCCTGAACAAGGTGGGGTCGGACCGGCACGAGTCGCTGCTGCGGGAGGCGCTGGATTCCTCCGGGGTGCCTGTGCTGGGTGTTCTGCGGCGGGTGCCTCAGATGGACACGCCTTCTCGGCATCTGGGGCTGGTGCCGGTCACCGAGCGGCGCTCCGCCGCGGTCGACTCCGTCGGGGCCATGGCAGCGCAGGTGGCTCAGGGGTGTGACCTGGGCGCACTGGAAGCACTCGCGCGCAGTGCCGGTGCCCTCCCAGGGGGCTTCGCCCCCTGGACCCCCGCTGGGCCGGACCGGCAACCGACGCCCGGCCCACCGGTGGTGGCCGTCGCCGGCGGGCCCGCCTTCACCTTCTCCTACGCCGAGCACACCGAGCTGCTCACCGCCGCCGGTGCCGAAGTGGTCACCTTCGATCCGCTTCGGGACGAGCAACTGCCCGAAGGGACGGCCGGGTTGGTCATCGGGGGCGGTTTCCCCGAGGTGTACGCCGCCGAGCTGTCCGGCAACGAGCCGCTGCGCAAGGCGATCACCGAGCTGGCGCTCGGCGGTGCGCCCGTCGCCGCCGAGTGCGCCGGGCTGCTCTACCTCTGCCGGGAGCTGGACGGCCGGCCCATGTGCGGCGTGCTGGACGCGACCGCGCGGATGACGGAACGGCTCACCCTGGGCTACCGGGACGCGGTGGCCGTCGGGGACAGTGTGCTGGCCGTCGCGGGGACGCGGATGCGGGGGCACGAGTTCCACCGCACGGTCGTCGAGCCCGGCGCCGGCGCGGCTCCCGCCTGGGGCGTGCGGACCCCGGTGCGGCGGGTCGAAGGTTTTGTGCAGCAAGGTGTGCACGCGAGTTATCTGCACACGCACTGGGCGTCCGAGCCCGGTGTGGCCCGTCGGTTCGTGGAGAGGTGCCGGACGTCATGA
- the cobI gene encoding precorrin-2 C(20)-methyltransferase, with product MSSRLIGVGVGPGDPELVTVKGVDALRAADVVVVPVMAASDGTDGGERGRAEATVLHYVPEDKVVRVVFALNERTDRARREAAWDAAGERVAGLLRAHGSVAFATIGDPNVYSTFTYLAQTITELVPGAVVETVPGITAMQDLAARSGAVLTEGTEPLTLVPVTAGSQVLKEALAGPGTVVAYKFGRQAAEVAEALRETGRIGDAVWGSALGLPEESVRPAAEWDGEPLPYLSTLIAPPRRDGGRGGKL from the coding sequence ATGAGCAGCAGGCTGATCGGTGTCGGGGTCGGTCCCGGTGACCCGGAGCTGGTGACCGTCAAGGGGGTCGACGCGCTGCGCGCGGCCGACGTCGTCGTCGTACCCGTGATGGCCGCGTCCGATGGAACGGATGGCGGCGAACGGGGGCGGGCCGAGGCGACCGTGTTGCACTACGTGCCCGAGGACAAGGTCGTCCGGGTGGTGTTCGCGCTGAACGAGCGGACCGACCGGGCGCGCCGGGAGGCCGCCTGGGACGCGGCGGGCGAGCGGGTCGCCGGGCTGCTGCGCGCGCACGGGTCCGTCGCCTTCGCCACCATCGGGGATCCAAACGTGTACTCGACGTTCACGTATCTCGCGCAGACGATCACGGAGCTGGTGCCGGGTGCCGTGGTGGAGACGGTGCCCGGGATCACCGCCATGCAGGACCTGGCCGCCCGGTCGGGGGCGGTACTCACGGAGGGTACCGAGCCGTTGACGCTGGTGCCGGTGACGGCGGGCTCGCAGGTGCTCAAGGAGGCGCTGGCCGGGCCGGGGACCGTCGTGGCGTACAAGTTCGGGCGGCAGGCCGCCGAGGTCGCCGAGGCGCTGCGGGAGACCGGGCGGATCGGGGACGCCGTGTGGGGGTCGGCGCTCGGGCTGCCGGAGGAGTCGGTGCGGCCGGCCGCCGAGTGGGACGGGGAGCCGCTGCCCTACCTCTCGACGCTGATCGCGCCGCCGCGGCGCGACGGCGGGCGGGGCGGGAAGCTGTGA
- a CDS encoding ZIP family metal transporter has product MAVFVALGAFLMTLAGGWTAQRVTDRRHLVLGLAGGLMLGVVGLDLLPEALRAASREVFGVPTALLLFVAGFLLAHLVERTLAVRQAAHGGAEHNHRAPEVGLTAAAAMVGHSAMDGVAIGAAFQVGGGMGTSVALAVIAHDFADGFNTFTITSLYGNARRRAICMLVADACAPLVGALSTAFFHIPEPVLGGYLGLFGGVLLYLAAAEILPEAHHEHPARSTLLCTVAGAAFIWLVVGISGG; this is encoded by the coding sequence ATGGCGGTCTTTGTCGCGCTCGGCGCGTTCCTGATGACGCTGGCCGGCGGCTGGACGGCACAGCGCGTGACCGACCGTCGCCATCTCGTCCTCGGACTGGCCGGCGGCCTGATGCTGGGCGTGGTCGGCCTGGACCTGCTGCCCGAGGCACTGCGCGCGGCGAGCCGCGAGGTCTTCGGCGTACCCACGGCCCTGCTGCTGTTCGTGGCCGGTTTCCTGCTGGCCCATCTGGTGGAACGCACCCTGGCCGTGCGCCAGGCGGCCCACGGCGGCGCCGAGCACAACCACCGGGCGCCCGAGGTGGGCCTCACGGCGGCCGCCGCGATGGTCGGCCACAGCGCCATGGACGGCGTGGCGATAGGCGCGGCCTTCCAGGTGGGCGGCGGCATGGGCACCTCCGTCGCGCTCGCCGTGATCGCGCACGACTTCGCCGACGGCTTCAACACCTTCACCATCACGAGCCTGTACGGCAACGCGCGCCGCCGGGCGATATGCATGCTCGTGGCGGACGCCTGCGCACCCCTCGTGGGCGCCCTGTCGACCGCCTTCTTCCACATCCCGGAACCGGTGCTCGGCGGCTATCTCGGCCTCTTCGGCGGCGTACTGCTCTACCTCGCCGCCGCCGAGATCCTGCCCGAGGCCCACCACGAGCACCCGGCCCGCTCCACCCTGCTGTGCACGGTGGCGGGCGCGGCCTTCATCTGGCTGGTGGTCGGCATCTCCGGCGGCTGA
- the cobM gene encoding precorrin-4 C(11)-methyltransferase: protein MADAPTGKVTFVGAGPGAADLLTFRAARAIAEADVVIWAASLVQAEVLEHAREDAEILDSAAMSLEDVVAVYERAAAEGLKVARIHSGDPALWGGTQEQLDRCAGIGIETEVVPGVSSFSAVAALARRELTIPEIAQSVILTRLGGGKTPMPPGEEVREFARHGTTMAVFLSAARSGQLVRELLEGGYPTDTPVVVAYQATWPEELVVRCTIGTLEETVKEHKLWKHTLFLVGPALDAHGTRSHLYHPGHFHGYRKADPEARRALRERGANS, encoded by the coding sequence ATGGCCGATGCCCCCACCGGCAAGGTGACGTTCGTCGGTGCCGGCCCCGGCGCCGCCGATCTGCTGACGTTCCGGGCCGCGCGCGCGATCGCGGAGGCGGACGTGGTGATCTGGGCCGCGAGCCTGGTCCAGGCGGAGGTCCTGGAGCACGCGCGCGAGGACGCGGAGATCCTGGACTCGGCGGCCATGTCCCTGGAGGACGTCGTGGCCGTGTACGAGCGGGCCGCTGCCGAGGGGCTGAAGGTGGCCCGTATCCACTCCGGCGACCCGGCGCTGTGGGGCGGCACCCAGGAGCAGCTGGACCGGTGCGCCGGGATCGGGATCGAGACGGAGGTCGTGCCCGGCGTCTCGTCCTTCTCCGCCGTCGCCGCGCTCGCGCGGCGTGAGCTGACCATCCCGGAGATCGCCCAGTCCGTGATCCTGACCCGGCTCGGCGGCGGCAAGACGCCGATGCCGCCCGGCGAGGAGGTGCGCGAGTTCGCCCGGCACGGCACCACCATGGCCGTCTTCCTGTCGGCGGCGCGCAGCGGCCAGCTGGTGCGCGAGCTGCTGGAGGGCGGCTACCCGACGGACACCCCCGTGGTCGTCGCCTACCAGGCGACCTGGCCGGAGGAGCTGGTCGTGCGGTGCACGATCGGCACGCTGGAGGAGACGGTCAAGGAGCACAAGCTCTGGAAGCACACGCTCTTCCTGGTCGGCCCGGCGCTGGACGCCCACGGGACGCGTTCGCACCTGTACCACCCGGGGCACTTCCACGGCTACCGCAAGGCCGACCCCGAGGCCCGGCGGGCGCTGCGCGAACGGGGTGCGAACAGTTGA
- a CDS encoding bifunctional cobalt-precorrin-7 (C(5))-methyltransferase/cobalt-precorrin-6B (C(15))-methyltransferase, whose translation MITVVGTGTGAPPVPEDALAGAALVVGGRRHLDAVRLPEGAERIVLGPLAPALDAIGEYVGKELPVLVLASGDPGFFGIVRALAERFGSGRLDVRPGVSSVATAFARLGLPWDDAVVVSAHGRDPRTAVNVCRAHPKVAVLTGPGAGPAELGAAVGNGRVLVVASALGDPDHERVERVTPAEAAARDWGTAVSVVLCLDETRALGAVRTVAGVSARPDRWALDESEFAHRDSMITKFEVRALALARLGPRPGDLVWDVGAGSGSVAVECARLGAAVVAVEKAPDGVERIRANAHAHGVDVDVVHGSAPAALAGLGDDPDAVFVGGGGCELPAVVTACARRARRTVVVAMAALDRVPAAREALTAAGFTCDGVLLQSSRLAPLPGNVTRLAATNPVFLLWGVRTPASNEGVTQ comes from the coding sequence TTGATCACGGTCGTCGGTACGGGGACGGGGGCGCCGCCGGTCCCCGAGGACGCCCTCGCCGGTGCCGCTCTGGTCGTCGGCGGGCGGCGGCATCTGGACGCCGTACGGCTGCCCGAGGGCGCGGAGCGGATCGTGCTCGGGCCGCTGGCGCCCGCCCTGGACGCGATCGGCGAGTACGTCGGCAAGGAACTGCCGGTTCTCGTGCTGGCCTCCGGGGATCCCGGGTTCTTCGGGATCGTGCGGGCGCTGGCCGAGCGGTTCGGGTCCGGGCGGCTGGACGTACGGCCCGGGGTGTCGTCCGTGGCGACCGCGTTCGCGCGGCTCGGGCTGCCGTGGGACGACGCGGTGGTGGTGAGCGCGCACGGGCGTGATCCGCGCACGGCCGTCAACGTGTGCCGGGCGCACCCGAAGGTGGCCGTGCTGACCGGGCCGGGGGCCGGGCCCGCCGAGCTGGGTGCGGCGGTCGGGAACGGCCGTGTCCTGGTGGTGGCGAGCGCGCTCGGCGATCCGGATCACGAACGCGTGGAGCGGGTGACGCCCGCCGAGGCCGCGGCCCGGGACTGGGGCACGGCGGTGAGCGTGGTGCTGTGCCTGGACGAGACGCGGGCGCTCGGTGCCGTGCGCACGGTCGCCGGGGTGTCCGCGCGGCCGGACCGATGGGCGCTGGACGAGAGCGAGTTCGCGCACCGGGACTCGATGATCACCAAGTTCGAGGTGCGGGCCCTGGCACTCGCCCGGCTCGGGCCGCGCCCGGGCGACCTGGTGTGGGACGTCGGCGCGGGCTCGGGCTCGGTGGCCGTGGAGTGCGCGCGGCTCGGCGCGGCCGTGGTCGCCGTCGAGAAGGCCCCGGACGGGGTCGAGCGGATCCGTGCCAACGCGCACGCCCACGGTGTCGACGTGGACGTGGTGCACGGCTCGGCACCGGCCGCGCTGGCCGGGCTCGGCGACGATCCCGACGCCGTGTTCGTCGGTGGCGGAGGGTGCGAGCTGCCCGCCGTCGTCACCGCGTGCGCGCGGCGGGCACGGCGGACCGTCGTCGTCGCGATGGCCGCCCTGGACCGGGTGCCCGCGGCGCGCGAGGCGCTGACGGCCGCCGGATTCACCTGTGACGGGGTGCTGCTGCAGTCGTCGCGGCTCGCACCGCTGCCGGGCAACGTGACCCGGCTGGCGGCGACCAATCCCGTTTTCCTGCTGTGGGGCGTCAGAACCCCGGCGTCTAACGAAGGAGTGACTCAGTGA
- the cobJ gene encoding precorrin-3B C(17)-methyltransferase, giving the protein MIGLISATAAGAAARDRLAAAWPDRTRVYDGLAGEAVRAAFAECEQLVCFLATGATVRLLAPLLADKAADPGVVCVDEAGRFAVSLVGGHGGGANELAREVGALLGAEPVVTTATDAVGLPGLDTLGFPYEGSVATVSRALLDGEEVVLEAEVPWPLPPLPSAPEGSYTVRLTDRAVEPGEREVLLRPPSLVVGVGASKGAPVEEILGLVEDALREAGLSPKSVAELATVDAKSEEPGLVAAAERLGVPLVTYPAEELAAVAVPNPSDAPLAAVGTPSVAEAAALLRGGELLVPKRKSAARPAMATCAVVRRPGRGRLAVVGLGPGARDLLTPRAAAELRRASVLVGLDQYVDQIRDLLRPGTRVLESGLGAEEERARTAVAEARKGHAVALIGSGDAGVYAMASPALAEASDDIDVVGVPGVTAALAAGAILGAPLGHDHVSISLSDLHTPWEVIERRVRAAAEADLVVTFYNPRSRGRDWQLPKALAILAEHREPATPVGVVRNASRPDESSRVTALAALDPATVDMMTVVTVGNTATRDIAGRMVTPRGYRWQTSREDAK; this is encoded by the coding sequence GTGATCGGCCTCATTTCCGCCACCGCGGCGGGGGCGGCGGCGCGCGACCGGCTGGCCGCGGCCTGGCCGGACCGTACCCGGGTGTACGACGGCCTGGCCGGGGAGGCCGTGCGGGCCGCGTTCGCCGAGTGCGAGCAGCTGGTGTGCTTCCTGGCGACGGGCGCGACGGTACGGCTGCTCGCGCCGCTGCTGGCCGACAAGGCGGCGGACCCGGGTGTGGTCTGCGTGGACGAGGCAGGCCGGTTCGCGGTGTCGCTGGTCGGCGGGCACGGCGGCGGCGCCAACGAACTCGCCCGCGAGGTGGGCGCGTTGCTGGGGGCCGAGCCGGTGGTGACGACCGCGACGGACGCGGTGGGGCTGCCGGGTCTGGACACGCTCGGGTTCCCGTACGAGGGGTCGGTGGCGACGGTGTCCCGGGCCCTGCTGGACGGCGAGGAGGTCGTCCTGGAGGCCGAGGTGCCGTGGCCGCTGCCGCCGCTGCCGAGCGCGCCCGAGGGGTCGTACACCGTCCGGCTCACGGACCGTGCCGTCGAACCGGGCGAGCGTGAGGTGCTGCTCAGGCCGCCGTCCCTGGTGGTCGGGGTCGGCGCCTCCAAGGGTGCGCCGGTGGAGGAGATCCTCGGGCTGGTCGAGGACGCGCTGCGGGAGGCGGGGCTCTCGCCGAAGTCCGTGGCCGAGCTCGCCACCGTGGACGCCAAGTCCGAGGAGCCGGGCCTGGTGGCCGCCGCCGAGCGTCTTGGGGTGCCCCTGGTGACGTACCCGGCCGAGGAGCTGGCGGCCGTGGCGGTACCCAATCCGTCCGACGCGCCGCTCGCGGCCGTCGGCACCCCGTCCGTCGCCGAGGCGGCCGCGCTGCTGCGTGGCGGTGAACTCCTGGTCCCCAAGCGGAAGTCCGCGGCGCGGCCGGCCATGGCCACCTGTGCCGTGGTACGGCGTCCGGGGCGCGGGCGGCTCGCGGTGGTCGGGCTGGGCCCCGGTGCCCGGGATCTGCTCACCCCGCGCGCGGCGGCCGAGTTGCGGCGGGCCTCGGTGCTGGTCGGGCTCGACCAGTACGTGGACCAGATCCGCGACCTGCTGCGGCCCGGCACCCGGGTGCTGGAGTCGGGGCTCGGCGCGGAGGAGGAGCGGGCCCGCACGGCGGTCGCCGAGGCCCGCAAGGGGCACGCGGTGGCGCTGATCGGCAGCGGGGACGCGGGTGTGTACGCCATGGCCTCCCCCGCGCTCGCCGAGGCGTCCGACGACATCGACGTGGTCGGTGTGCCGGGCGTGACGGCCGCGCTGGCGGCCGGGGCGATCCTGGGCGCGCCGCTGGGCCACGACCATGTGTCGATCAGCCTGTCCGACCTGCACACGCCGTGGGAGGTCATCGAGCGGCGGGTGCGGGCCGCGGCCGAGGCGGATCTCGTGGTCACCTTCTACAACCCGCGTTCCCGGGGCCGCGACTGGCAGCTGCCCAAGGCGCTCGCGATCCTCGCGGAGCACCGGGAGCCGGCGACCCCCGTCGGTGTCGTGCGCAACGCCTCGCGGCCGGACGAGTCGAGCCGGGTGACCGCACTGGCCGCGCTGGACCCGGCGACGGTCGACATGATGACGGTCGTGACCGTGGGCAACACGGCGACCCGGGACATCGCGGGGCGCATGGTGACGCCGCGCGGCTACCGCTGGCAGACATCGCGGGAGGACGCCAAGTGA
- a CDS encoding precorrin-8X methylmutase, translated as MNRVVHPIEQESFRRLRARLDTSHFPPLTRAVVERVIHSAADLEYASDLVMDEGDLVRAHAALHSGAPVVVDVEMVAAGITRRETVCRLKDAGSGPGLTRSAHAVRLAYEQVGPGALWVIGCAPTALEELLTLDASPALVIGLPVGFVGAAESKEALRASGLPAVSNVSEKGGSAVAAAALNALLYHPLSSSEETS; from the coding sequence GTGAACCGTGTGGTCCACCCCATCGAGCAGGAGTCCTTCCGGCGGCTGCGGGCCCGCCTGGACACCTCGCACTTCCCGCCGCTGACCCGGGCGGTGGTGGAGCGGGTCATCCACTCCGCCGCCGACCTGGAGTACGCGAGCGACCTCGTCATGGACGAGGGCGACCTGGTACGGGCCCACGCCGCGCTGCACTCCGGGGCGCCGGTCGTCGTGGACGTGGAGATGGTCGCGGCCGGTATCACCAGGCGGGAGACCGTCTGCCGGCTCAAGGACGCCGGGTCGGGGCCGGGGCTGACCCGTTCGGCACACGCGGTCCGGCTCGCGTACGAACAGGTCGGGCCCGGCGCCCTGTGGGTGATCGGCTGCGCGCCGACCGCCCTGGAGGAACTGCTCACGCTGGACGCCTCCCCCGCGCTCGTGATCGGCCTGCCCGTCGGCTTCGTCGGCGCGGCCGAGTCCAAGGAGGCGCTGCGTGCGAGCGGGCTGCCCGCCGTGAGCAACGTGTCCGAGAAGGGCGGTTCGGCGGTGGCCGCGGCCGCGCTCAACGCCCTGCTGTACCACCCCCTTTCATCTTCCGAGGAGACATCGTGA